The Bradyrhizobium sp. LLZ17 genomic sequence CGCGTCGAAAGCACGGAGTCATTGATCCCGACGCTCGAAAACGCGTTCAAGGGCGGCGGCGTGCACCTCGTCGTGGTGCCGATCGATTACAGCGAAAATACACGCGTGCTCGTGGACGAACTTCGCGAGAAGCTGAAACAGGTTGTCGACCCGACCGCGTGAGACATCGGCAAGGGTCAACTGATTGGCTGAACAGAATTGGCGTGGTCGCAAACGCCGGCGATGGAGAGTGCAAATGAGTGAGCAGATCAACGAGCAAGCCGAGAAGATGCGGGAAATGGCGCAGACCACGCTCGACAAGGCGAAAGAGGCCGTGTCGAAGTACATGACCGAATCTCAGAAATTGAGAGAAAAGGCCGATTCCAGCGTTCGCTCGACCTATTCGGCGGCGAAGGAGATGAACGAACGGGCCGTCGCGTTCGCCGAGGAAAATGTGGTGGCGGGCTTCGAGCTTGCGCAACGGCTGTTGCATGCAAAGGACCCGCAGGAAATGGGCGCGGTTTATCAAAGCCATCTCAAGGAACAGATGGAAAAAATGAACGCGCAATTTCGCGAGCTTGCAAGCGCAATGAGCCAGCCGTCGACCGTTGACCTGAATAAATAGGGTCAGTCATGACGAGGGCGGCGGTGATGAGAAGATCATCGCCGTGCCGATGCCGAAACTAACGATGCGCTACGCCCATGTCAGCGGGATCGCCGACATGCCGCAAATCACGATCGAGCAGATCCAGCACTTCTTCGAGCACTACAAGGACTAGAGCCGGGGGGAGTGGGTCAAGGTAATCGGCTGGGGTGACAGCGCGGAAGCGCGCCGGCTGATCGTTGAGGCGATCGTGCGGGCACATAACTGAGATCTCGGATAGGGAATGAGGCATGAGACTGGTTCTGTTGGGACCGCCGGGCGCCGGGAAAGGCACGCAAGCGACGCGAATTGTCGACCGCTTTGCGATCCCGCAATTATCGACCGGTGACATGCTGCGCGAAAGCGGTCGCGGAAGGCACAGCAGCGGGATTGCTCGTCAAGCACATCATGGATCGCGGGGAACTTGTGCCTGACGACATCGTGGTGTCGGTGATCGCCAACCGTATTGACCATTCAGACGCGGCAAGCGGCTTTATCCTCGACGGCTTTCCGCGCACGGTCGCGCAGGCCGAAGCGCTCGATCAGGAACTCGCCACCTGGGGCATCAAGCTCGATGCGGTGCTCGAACTCGAGGTCGACGAAGATGCGATGCTCGACCGCATCAAGGGCCGCGCCGAGGAGGCGGTCAACAAAGGCGAGCCGGTGCGCCGCGACGACAATCCGGAGGTTTTCAAGACCCGGCTCCACGTTTACCGCGAACAAACCGCGCCCGTCACCGAATACTACCGTTCGCAGGGACTGCTCAATGTCGTCGACGGTTTGCAGCCGATTGACGACGTGACCGAACAACTCACCGCGGCGCTTGCGGCGTTAACGCCCGATCAGATCAGGGGTGATGTCAGATGAAAGCTTTTACCTTCCAGGCGCCGCCCAACATTCTGTTCGAGGCAGGCGCATCGAAAAAGCTGGCGGAGCTGGTCGCGGGATACGCGGCAAAACGTGTCCTGCTGGTGACCGACAAGGGCGTCCGCAATGCAGGCCTGACGAAAAACGCTGAGGCGGGGCTGGTAGCCGGCGGCTGCGAACTGACAATATTCGAGGACGTAGAGGCGGATCCGCCGTCGCATATCATCGAGCGGGCGGTCGCGCTTTGCCGTGACAAGGAAATCGAACTGGTTGCCTCGATCGGTGGCGGCAGCGCGCTCGATACCGCGAAGCTGGTGGCCTATCTGGCCAAGACACCCGACCGGCTCGACGATATCTACGGTGTCGGCCTCGCCAAGGGCGAACGCCTTCCGCTGCTGCTGGTGCCGACCACGGCCGGGACCGGCTCCGAGGTGACCCCGATTGCGATCGTCACCACGCCCACGACCGAGAAAAAGGGCGTCGTTGCGCCCCGCCTGCTGCCGGACTGGGCCATCCTCGATCCGGAGCTGACGCTCGGCCTGCCCGCGCATGTCACCGCCGCAACCGGCATCGACGCCATGGTCCATGCGATCGAAGCCTATACCGGCAAGCACCGGAAGAATCCGATGTCGGACCAGTTGGCGCGGCAGGCTCTCGCCCTGCTGTCGGCGAATGTCCGCACGGTCTGCGCCGACGGATCCAACCTGGAGGCGCGGTCGCAAATGCTGCTGGGTTCGATGCTGGCCGGCATGGCCTTCGCCAATTCGCCGGTCGCCGCCGTGCACGCGCTGGCCTATCCGATCGGCGCGCTGTTCCACGTGCCGCATGGCCTGTCGAACGCCTTGGTGCTGACCCAGGTGTTGCGGTTCAATTTGCCGGAGGCCGAAGGGCTCTATGCCGAGCTGGCGCCGATCGTCGATGCCAAGTCGGAAGGACTGGGTGTCAGCCAGAGGGCACGGCTGTTCGTCGATGCGATTGCGGCGATCTGCCGGGATTGCAACGTGCCGGCCTCACTGGCCGATGTCGGCATCGCGAGGGGCGACCTGAAGAAGCTTGCGGAGGACGCGATGAAGCAGACGCGGCTTCTCGTCAACAATCCGCGGGAATTAAGCTTTGACGATGCGCTGGCGATTTACACCGAAGCGTTCGGCAACCGCGCCGCGGCCTGAGCAGGGACAAGAGTGAGCATCATGAGTGAAAAGGAGAAATCGGCTGCCGCTGACTCCGACCCCGGCCTTGAATGGGCAAAGCTGTGGCAGACGATGGCCGAATCCTCGAACCGCATGGTCGAGGCGTGGTCCGGGTCGATGGCACCGTTCATGCTGGCACGTCTGTCGGAACGACCGGGCGGTTTTGGCGACGGCAACGAATTGTCGGCGGCGATCGAGCGGATGGCGCAGGGGCCGCGGCTTGCCGATGTCTGGGACATCGACCGGAAAATGGCGCTGGCCTTTGGCGCCTGGATCGAGATGCGCCAGCGGCTTGCGAGCTACAATGCGGTGGCTGCCGCGCCGTGGCCCGAAGCGTCGAAGCGGTTCGTCGAGACGATGTCCGCGAACAGTACCGGTGGCTTCCCGAATCCGGATTGGCGCGAGGCGTTCGCCAAATGGAGCGAAATCTCGAACGAGGAACTGATCCGCAATCAGCGCACAGACGGTTTTTTGCAAGCCCAGAAGGAGCTGTTGCAAGCTGGATTGGAATTGCGGCGCCGGCAGGATGACGTCGCTGAAGCGGCCTCGGCCATGTTGGGCCTGCCGACCCGCAAGGATTTCGACGATGTGACGCGGCAGTTGACGGAACTGCGCCGTGAAGTCCGTACGCTCACGCGCCAGATGCGCGACCAGAAGAGCGAAGGCGCACGATGAGCGATCAGGAGAATCAGGCGTCGCGCTTCGCCCGCGAGATGGCCGCCAACACCGAGAAAATGTTCAAGGCGACACAGCTGATCGCCAATACGCGCGATGAAGACGTCGCCATCGGCACGACGCCGAAGCATCTCGTCATGCGCCGCGACAAGGTCGAGCTGTTCCACTACGAGCCGATGGGGGAGGCGACCGCGAAGACGCCCGTCCTTTTGGCCTACGGCCTGATCGGGCGATACACCATGGCCGACCTACAGCCCGACCGGTCGCTGGTGCGCAGCCTGCTCTCCAAAGGGCTCGATCTCTGGCTGATCGACTGGGGTCAGCCGGGCCGAACCGAGCGATGGCTGTCGATCGACGATTACGTCGACGACTACATCGATGCCGCAGTCGACCGCATCGCGCAGGAGACCGGCCACGACAAGATCACGCTGCTCGGCATCTGCGAAGGCGGCGTCTTTACGACGTGTTACGCCGCTCTGCATCCGGAGAAGGTGAAAAATCTCGTCATCACCATCACCCCGATCGACTTCCATGCCGACGTCAAGGATGAGGCCGCCCACCACGGTTTCCTCAATATCTGGACCCGCAGTCTCGATCCGGAAGACATCGACAAATTGGTCGATACCTATGGCGCGCTGCCCGGCGAATTCATGAGCTCGGTGTTCTCGATGATGACGCCGATGCGCTCACTGACGAAATACAATGTCGATCTCATCGACGTCGTCGATGACCAGGCCAAGTTCATGAACTTCCTGCGCATGGAAAAATGGCTCGCCGACCGTCCGCATCATCCCGGCGAAGCGGCGAAGCAGTGGCTAAAGGATCTCTACCAGGAGAACCGCCTGGTCGATGGCAGCTTTGAGCTGTCCGGCCGTCGGGTCGATCTGAAATCGATCACAGCCCCCGTGCTGAATGTTTTTGCGCTGGACGACCATATCATTCCACCGGACTGCTCGCGTGCGCTCGGAGCGAAGATCGGCAGCACGGATTATACCGAAATCCCGCTGCCCGGCGGCCATGTCGGCCTGTTCGTCTCCAGCAAATCACAAGGGAAACTCAGCCAGAGCATTGCCGACTGGCTGGTCGCCCGCGACGCCAATTCCGGAAGCAGATCCTGATGCGCAACAAAATCGTCGACGCAGCCGAGGCGGTTGCCATCATCCGTTCCGGCGACACCGTTGCCTCCTCCGGCTTCGTCGGCGTGGGAACGCCCGACGAAATCATCAAGGCGCTGGAGCGACGCTTCGTCCAGACCGGAGAGCCGCGGGATCTTTCGCTGGTGTTCGCGGCGGCGCCGGGGGACGGCGCCGATCGCGGCCTTAACCGCCTGGCGCATCCCGGCCTGATCAAGCGCCTGGTCGGCGGACATTTCGGCCTGGTGCCGAAGCTCGCCCGGATGGCGGTCGACAATCATGTCGAGGCCTACAATTTGCCGCTCGGATGCGTATCGCATCTGTTTCGCGAAATTGCGGGGCGCAAGGCCGGGCTTCTCTCCAAGATCGGGCTCGGCACCTTCGTCGATCCGGCCAATGGTGGCGGAAAGCTGAACGCGCGCACCACCGAAGAGCTGGTGCGGTTGATCGAAATCGATGGCGAACAATGGCTGTTCTACAAGGCATTTCCGATCAACGTTGCGATCATCAGAGGGACCACCGCCGATCACAACGGCAACATCTCGATGGAAAAAGAGGCTTTGACCCTCGACAATCTGGCGCTGGCCACGGCTGCCAAGAACTGCAAGGGATTCGTCATCGCCCAGGTGGAGCGCATCGCCGCCTCCGGTTCGCTCAATCCGCGTCACGTCAAAATTCCGAGCGTGCTGATCGATTGCGTCGTCGTTGCCCAGCCCGAAAACCATGTCCAGACCTATGCCACCGGTTACAACGGAGCATTCTCGGGCGAATTGCGTGCGCCGGCCGATCGCAACGTTCCGATGGCGCTGGATAACCGCAAGATCATTGCGCGCCGCTGCGCGCTGGAATTGCCGATGGGCGGCGTGGTCAATCTCGGCATCGGCATGCCCGAAGGGGTCGCGTCGGTTGCCGCCGAGGAAAAGCTGTTCGACTTTGTGACGCTGACGGCCGAGCCCGGCATCATCGGTGGCATTCCGCAAGGAGGCCTCGATTTCGGTGCTTCGATCAATGCAGAATCGATCATCGACCAGAACCAGATGTTCGACTTCTACGACGGCGGGGGCTCGATCTGGCTTGTCTTGGCATGGCCCAGGTCAATGGCCATGGCGACGTCAACGTCAGCCTGTTCAATGGCCGCCTCGCCGGCGCCGGCGGCTTCATCAACATCTCGCAGAATGCGCGCCGCCTGATCTTCGCTGGCACCTTCACTACCGGCGGCCTCAAGACATCGGTCGTGGATGGCGAGCTCAAGATTCTCAGCGAAGGCAAATCATCGAAATTCATCGACAAGGTCGATCAGATCACATTCTCGGGCAAGCTGGCCGCAACCAACAGGCAGCCGGTTCTCTATGTGACCGAGCGATGCGTGTTCAGGCTTACCCCTGAAGGTCTCGAACTGATCGAAATCGCGCCGGGTGTCGATATCGAGCGCGACATTCTCGCGCTCATGGGCTTTCGACCCATCATCCGTGCGCCGAAATCCATGGACGTTTCGCTGTTCGGCGAAGCGCTGATGCAGCTCGACGACCGGCTGCTCAATCGGCCGCTGGCGGAGCGGCTGTCGTACGATGCCGATCGCAACACGCTATTTCTCGGGCTCGACGGTTATCGGGTCCATAACGACGCCGATGTCGAGGCGATCCGTGCCGCCATCCTCGAAGTCTTTCATCGGGTCGGACGCCGGTTTTCCGCCGTGATCAACTACGATTCATCCGATATCGCCTCACACATGGCGGACAAGTGGTTTTCGATGGCCGCCGAAATCGAACGGACCTGCTACGATCATGCCTCGCGCTATACCACCAGCGCATTCATGCGCCTGAAGCTAGGCGACGCCCTGTCTCGCCGTGACGTTGCTCCGCATATCTTCGAAACATCGTCCGAGGCCCACCGATTTGTCGAATGACCCGATGGAGTTGAAATCCCCTGAATTGCATGGAGCCTCAAAGCTATCCGGAGCGTGGCCTGAAGGGCGGCAGGTGGCGCCGGACCGCACGGGATCGGTGCGGGGGCTGACCCGGCGCAGCTTCCATCGCATCGCATTCACGGATTGGGGGCAGCGTCCGCAGTGCGGCCGGTGCTCTGTGTCCATGGATTGACCAGAAACGGCCGGGACTTCGATCATCTCGCCGCAGTTCTCGCCCGCGCAGGGCGGCGTGTCATTTGCCCGGATTTGCCAGGCCGGGGACAAAGCGAGCGGCTGCACGACAGCAGCGACTATGCCTTGCCGCAATATTGCAGCGACATGACCGTGCTCCTGGCGGCGCTCGGTTCAACGGAGGTCGACTGGGTCGGCACGTCATTGGGGGGCCTGATCGGGATGGTGCTGGCCGCCCTTCCGGGCAGTCCGATCCGCCGCATCGTCGTCAACGATATCGGCCCCTATCTGCCCTGGGCCGGATTGCTTCGTCTCGGTGCCAATCTCAACGAGGCGCCAAAATCCTTTGAGTCGATCGAACAGGCCGAAGGCTACTACCGGCGGGTTCTGGCGCCTTTCGGACGATTGGAGGATGCGCACTGGCGGCATCTGACGACGCATAGCGTGGCCTGGAACGTGGAGGGACGCTGCTTCAAGCCGCTGTGCGATCCGAACATCGCGCATGCGTTTCGAAACCCCTGGCACTACAGCGTCGATCTCTGGAAATACTGGGACGCGATCGACGTCCCCGTTCTGGTAATCCGTGGGCAACAATCGGATTTGCTCTCGGAAAGCCTCCTCAAGGACATGATGCGGCGCAATCGCAATGTCCGCGTCCACACTGTCGCGGACTGCGGCCATGCGCCGGCCTTGATCGCCGACGACCAGATCGAGGTCTTGACGCAATTTCTGAGTGGCAAGGAGCTCAGTTGACGTTGAGCGCTTCATGCCGACCTGCATCATAACGGTATCAACCCCAACGTAGCGGTGCTCACGATGATTTCGAAACTCACGCTTAATAATCCGAGCCTTTTGCGTAACGCTTGCCTGGTCGCGGGCGAGTGGGTAGCGGCCGATAGCGGCGGCACCATTGCGGTCGATAATCCCGCGACCGGCGCCGTGATCGGGCATGTCCCCAATATGGGGGCGGCCGAGACCAGGCGCGCCATCGAGTTTGCCAATGCGGCGCTGCCGGCGTGGCGTGCCCGGACCGCGAAAGAGCGCGCCGTGATCCTGCGACGCTGGTTCGATCTGATGATGACGAACCAGGACGATCTCGGCGCGATCATGACAGTAGAGCAGGGCAAGCCGCTTGCTGAAGCGAAGGGCGAGATCGCCTATGCCGCAAGCTTCATCGAGTGGTTCGGCGAAGAAGCAAAGCGCGTTTATGGCGATACAATTCCGGGCTTCACCGCCGATCGCCGCATCATCGTCCTGAAGCAGCCGATCGGCGTTTGTGCCGCAATCACGCCGTGGAATTTTCCGGCCGCGATGATCACGCGCAAGGCTGGCCCGGCGCTGGCGGCGGGTTGCACCATGGTCGTCAAGCCGGCCAGCCAGACACCGCTATCGGCGCTGGCGCTTGCGGTGCTGGCCGAACGGGCGGGCGTCCCCAAGGGCGTGTTGTCCGTCGTCACGGGTTCGGCGTCGGCGATCGGCGGAGAAATGACCTCCAATCCGATTGTGCGCAAGGTGACGTTCACGGGTTCGACCGAAATCGGCAAGAAGCTGATGGTACAAAGCGCGTCGGCCGTGAAGCGCACGTCCATGGAGCTCGGCGGCAATGCGCCCTTCATCGTCTTCGACGATGCGGACATCGATGCCGCAGTCAAGGGCGCGATAGCGTCGAAATACCGCAATGCCGGCCAAACCTGTGTTTGCGTCAATCGTATTCTTGCGCAGGACAAGATCTACGACATGTTCGTCTCGCGTCTGGCTGAGGCGGTTGGTGCGTTCAAGATCGGTGACGGGTTCGAGCCAGGCGTGACGATTGGCCCGCTGATCGACATGCGCGCCATCGAGAAAGTGGAAGAGCATGTTTCCGACGCCGTTTCCAAGGGCGCCCGCGTCGTGCTCGGTGGCAAGCGCCATGCGCTTGGCCGTACGTTCTTCGAGCCGACGGTGTTGGCGGATGCCACGCCGGGCATGTTGATCTTCCGCGAGGAAACTTTCGGCCCGGTCGCGCCGGTATTCCGCTTCAAGACTGAAGAGGAGGCGATCCGGCTCGCGAACGATACCGAGTTCGGCTTGGCCGCCTATTTCTACGGCCGCGATATCGGGCGGGTCTGGCGCGTTGCCGAGGCGCTTGAATACGGTATCGTCGGCATCAATGAAGGCCTGATCTCGACCGAGGTTGCACCGTTCGGCGGGGTCAAGGAGAGCGGCAACGGCCGTGAGGGCTCGAAATACGGCATCGAGGACTATCTCGAGATCAAATACCTCTGCCTGGGCGGAATCCAGATTTCTGCTGCTTGAGCGGTTGCCGGCATCGGGATCAAAGCACCGGCGGCTCAGACGCAAGCCAAAGGCCCCCGCTTCTTCGATCAAAAGCAACAGACATCGAACGCCGTGATTAACTTGCCGAGCGCTGCACCACGGCAGTGAACGACCTCATTGGCTGTCACGCCCCGCCCAGCGGAAGCTCAAACTCCGTCCGGAACAGCCTGCTTGCAATGTTTAGTAACTCGTGGTTCACTAAACAAATCGAGCTTGGCTGATCCTTAAGAATCCAGGCAGGCACGAGGAAACGTCCGTTTAGTCGTTCAGCCCGTGAAGGACTGTATCGCTCTGCTCGAAGCATTCGAG encodes the following:
- a CDS encoding phasin family protein, which produces MSEQINEQAEKMREMAQTTLDKAKEAVSKYMTESQKLREKADSSVRSTYSAAKEMNERAVAFAEENVVAGFELAQRLLHAKDPQEMGAVYQSHLKEQMEKMNAQFRELASAMSQPSTVDLNK
- a CDS encoding iron-containing alcohol dehydrogenase, which gives rise to MKAFTFQAPPNILFEAGASKKLAELVAGYAAKRVLLVTDKGVRNAGLTKNAEAGLVAGGCELTIFEDVEADPPSHIIERAVALCRDKEIELVASIGGGSALDTAKLVAYLAKTPDRLDDIYGVGLAKGERLPLLLVPTTAGTGSEVTPIAIVTTPTTEKKGVVAPRLLPDWAILDPELTLGLPAHVTAATGIDAMVHAIEAYTGKHRKNPMSDQLARQALALLSANVRTVCADGSNLEARSQMLLGSMLAGMAFANSPVAAVHALAYPIGALFHVPHGLSNALVLTQVLRFNLPEAEGLYAELAPIVDAKSEGLGVSQRARLFVDAIAAICRDCNVPASLADVGIARGDLKKLAEDAMKQTRLLVNNPRELSFDDALAIYTEAFGNRAAA
- a CDS encoding poly(R)-hydroxyalkanoic acid synthase subunit PhaE, with translation MSEKEKSAAADSDPGLEWAKLWQTMAESSNRMVEAWSGSMAPFMLARLSERPGGFGDGNELSAAIERMAQGPRLADVWDIDRKMALAFGAWIEMRQRLASYNAVAAAPWPEASKRFVETMSANSTGGFPNPDWREAFAKWSEISNEELIRNQRTDGFLQAQKELLQAGLELRRRQDDVAEAASAMLGLPTRKDFDDVTRQLTELRREVRTLTRQMRDQKSEGAR
- the phaC gene encoding class III poly(R)-hydroxyalkanoic acid synthase subunit PhaC, whose protein sequence is MSDQENQASRFAREMAANTEKMFKATQLIANTRDEDVAIGTTPKHLVMRRDKVELFHYEPMGEATAKTPVLLAYGLIGRYTMADLQPDRSLVRSLLSKGLDLWLIDWGQPGRTERWLSIDDYVDDYIDAAVDRIAQETGHDKITLLGICEGGVFTTCYAALHPEKVKNLVITITPIDFHADVKDEAAHHGFLNIWTRSLDPEDIDKLVDTYGALPGEFMSSVFSMMTPMRSLTKYNVDLIDVVDDQAKFMNFLRMEKWLADRPHHPGEAAKQWLKDLYQENRLVDGSFELSGRRVDLKSITAPVLNVFALDDHIIPPDCSRALGAKIGSTDYTEIPLPGGHVGLFVSSKSQGKLSQSIADWLVARDANSGSRS
- a CDS encoding alpha/beta fold hydrolase, with amino-acid sequence MTRNGRDFDHLAAVLARAGRRVICPDLPGRGQSERLHDSSDYALPQYCSDMTVLLAALGSTEVDWVGTSLGGLIGMVLAALPGSPIRRIVVNDIGPYLPWAGLLRLGANLNEAPKSFESIEQAEGYYRRVLAPFGRLEDAHWRHLTTHSVAWNVEGRCFKPLCDPNIAHAFRNPWHYSVDLWKYWDAIDVPVLVIRGQQSDLLSESLLKDMMRRNRNVRVHTVADCGHAPALIADDQIEVLTQFLSGKELS
- the gabD gene encoding NADP-dependent succinate-semialdehyde dehydrogenase codes for the protein MISKLTLNNPSLLRNACLVAGEWVAADSGGTIAVDNPATGAVIGHVPNMGAAETRRAIEFANAALPAWRARTAKERAVILRRWFDLMMTNQDDLGAIMTVEQGKPLAEAKGEIAYAASFIEWFGEEAKRVYGDTIPGFTADRRIIVLKQPIGVCAAITPWNFPAAMITRKAGPALAAGCTMVVKPASQTPLSALALAVLAERAGVPKGVLSVVTGSASAIGGEMTSNPIVRKVTFTGSTEIGKKLMVQSASAVKRTSMELGGNAPFIVFDDADIDAAVKGAIASKYRNAGQTCVCVNRILAQDKIYDMFVSRLAEAVGAFKIGDGFEPGVTIGPLIDMRAIEKVEEHVSDAVSKGARVVLGGKRHALGRTFFEPTVLADATPGMLIFREETFGPVAPVFRFKTEEEAIRLANDTEFGLAAYFYGRDIGRVWRVAEALEYGIVGINEGLISTEVAPFGGVKESGNGREGSKYGIEDYLEIKYLCLGGIQISAA